In a single window of the Rhodoferax saidenbachensis genome:
- a CDS encoding GspE/PulE family protein has protein sequence MNMAAAAPNAPLGARPPSGRPEKLRLGDVLVQQKLISQEQLQQTLELQRTTGKKVGRLLIETGVITEELLANGLARQLRIPFVNLKTFPFRADVVRLLPESSARRFKALVLEDKGDVLLVALSDPLDLFAYDELTRILKRNIGIAAVPESQLAAAFDRLYRRSEEISGLARALEKDLGDTVDFGELTATVGIEGAPVVRLLQSLFEDAIQVGASDVHIEPQEGFLQIRVRVDGVLQTQTQADKRIGGALAQRLKLMAGLDISEKRLPQDGRFSVRIKDNTIDVRLSTLPTTYGEAAVMRLLNQGAGMRRLDSIGMPPAMLRRFREVLARTSGMVLVTGPTGSGKTTTLYAALAEINAAELKVITVEDPVEYRLPGITQVQVNDKIELTFAKVLRSCLRQDPDVILVGEMRDAETAEIGLRAAITGHLVLSTLHTRDAMSTPFRLLDMGVPSFMVSTSLQAVIAQRLVRLNCVECAAPHTPSPQEQSWLTAMIATGESVTAKRGLGCSTCNGTGYAGRQGVYELLEMDATLTQAASQSNPAAFMRAARERMKGHTMPFHALELVRQGKTSLAEAMRIGFEVDPGDEQD, from the coding sequence ATGAACATGGCCGCTGCGGCGCCTAACGCGCCACTGGGAGCACGCCCCCCTTCGGGTCGACCCGAGAAACTGCGTCTGGGGGATGTGCTGGTCCAGCAGAAGCTCATTTCGCAGGAGCAACTGCAGCAAACGCTGGAGTTGCAGCGTACCACCGGCAAAAAAGTCGGTCGTCTGCTCATAGAGACCGGCGTCATCACTGAAGAGCTGCTGGCCAATGGTTTGGCGCGCCAGCTGCGCATCCCTTTTGTCAACCTCAAGACGTTTCCCTTCCGTGCGGACGTCGTGCGCCTGTTGCCCGAGTCCAGCGCGCGGCGCTTCAAGGCGCTGGTGCTGGAAGACAAAGGCGATGTTCTGCTGGTCGCCCTGTCCGACCCGTTGGACTTGTTTGCCTACGACGAACTCACCCGTATCCTCAAGCGCAACATCGGCATTGCGGCCGTGCCAGAGAGCCAGCTGGCCGCGGCGTTTGACCGCCTATACCGACGCTCGGAAGAGATCAGTGGCCTGGCCCGTGCGCTGGAAAAAGATCTGGGTGACACGGTCGACTTTGGTGAACTCACCGCAACGGTAGGCATTGAAGGTGCACCGGTGGTGCGCCTGCTGCAATCGCTGTTTGAAGACGCCATTCAAGTGGGCGCGTCCGACGTGCACATCGAGCCGCAAGAGGGTTTCCTGCAAATCCGGGTGCGCGTGGACGGTGTATTGCAAACCCAGACCCAGGCCGACAAACGCATCGGCGGCGCGTTGGCCCAGCGCCTGAAGCTCATGGCCGGGCTGGATATTTCCGAGAAGCGATTGCCGCAAGACGGCCGCTTCAGTGTGCGTATCAAGGACAACACGATTGACGTGCGGCTTTCTACACTGCCCACCACCTATGGTGAAGCGGCCGTCATGCGCCTGCTGAATCAGGGCGCTGGCATGCGCCGCCTGGACAGCATTGGCATGCCGCCTGCCATGCTCCGGCGCTTCCGCGAGGTGCTGGCCCGTACGTCTGGCATGGTGCTGGTCACCGGCCCCACAGGGTCCGGCAAAACCACCACGCTGTATGCAGCGCTGGCCGAAATCAACGCGGCCGAGCTCAAAGTCATCACCGTGGAAGACCCGGTGGAGTACCGATTGCCTGGCATCACGCAGGTGCAGGTCAATGACAAGATTGAACTGACCTTTGCCAAGGTGCTGCGTTCCTGCCTGCGCCAGGACCCGGATGTCATTCTGGTCGGTGAAATGCGCGATGCCGAGACAGCCGAGATCGGTCTGCGCGCCGCCATCACAGGTCACTTGGTGCTCTCTACCCTGCACACACGCGATGCCATGAGCACGCCGTTCCGTCTGCTGGACATGGGGGTGCCGTCATTCATGGTATCCACGTCTCTTCAGGCCGTTATTGCGCAGCGTCTGGTGCGACTGAACTGTGTGGAGTGCGCCGCACCCCATACCCCTTCGCCCCAGGAACAAAGCTGGTTGACTGCCATGATCGCTACAGGCGAGTCGGTGACTGCCAAGCGTGGGTTGGGATGCTCAACCTGCAACGGCACCGGTTATGCCGGTCGCCAGGGGGTGTATGAACTGCTGGAGATGGACGCCACACTGACCCAAGCCGCGTCCCAATCCAATCCGGCCGCCTTCATGCGCGCGGCGCGCGAACGCATGAAAGGCCACACCATGCCTTTCCACGCGCTGGAGCTGGTGCGCCAGGGCAAAACCTCGCTGGCAGAAGCCATGCGTATTGGTTTTGAAGTCGATCCTGGCGACGAGCAGGATTAA
- a CDS encoding type II secretion system F family protein produces the protein MAVYSWRGRNNRGEAVDGQLEALSEGGVADQLLSIGVSPVHIALAQVKDDQPTGSVLEWLNRKPVVVEDLLIFSRQMYTLNKAGVPILRAFAGLEASATKPAMVDMLKDIRASLDQGRELSAAIARHIDLFGGFYVSMIRVGEMTGRLTEVFLRLTEHMEFERDVRERIKQAMRYPMFVMIAMAIAIVILNTLVIPEFAKVFAGFNAELPLITRGLLAFSSWMINWWPLLIALGVGTAVGVSAYLRTPEGRYRWDARKLKLPIVGDIILKATLARFARSFALSSQSGVPLVQALTVVAQTVDNAFIGSRIEQMRDGIERGESISRCAAATGVFTPVVLQMINVGEETGELDNLLFEIAAMYERDTDYSIKGLSASIEPILLAVIGVLVLLLALGVFLPLWNMGQAAMGRGGG, from the coding sequence ATGGCTGTTTATTCATGGCGGGGGCGCAACAACCGGGGTGAAGCTGTTGACGGTCAACTGGAGGCCTTGTCTGAGGGCGGGGTCGCGGACCAGCTGTTGTCCATTGGGGTGTCACCCGTGCACATCGCTCTGGCACAAGTCAAAGACGACCAACCCACGGGCTCTGTGCTGGAGTGGCTCAACCGCAAGCCGGTGGTGGTGGAAGACCTGCTGATTTTTTCTCGGCAGATGTACACGTTGAACAAAGCCGGCGTGCCCATCTTGCGTGCGTTTGCCGGCTTGGAAGCGTCGGCCACCAAGCCGGCGATGGTGGACATGCTCAAAGACATCCGCGCCAGCTTGGACCAGGGGCGCGAGTTGTCGGCGGCCATCGCGCGCCATATAGATTTGTTTGGCGGCTTCTACGTCTCCATGATTCGCGTGGGGGAGATGACGGGGCGGCTGACCGAAGTGTTTCTGCGACTGACCGAACACATGGAGTTTGAGCGCGATGTGCGTGAGCGCATCAAGCAGGCCATGCGTTACCCCATGTTTGTCATGATCGCCATGGCTATTGCCATCGTGATTCTGAACACTCTTGTGATTCCGGAGTTTGCCAAGGTGTTTGCCGGCTTCAACGCCGAGTTGCCTCTGATCACCCGTGGTTTGTTGGCATTCTCCAGTTGGATGATCAACTGGTGGCCGCTGTTGATTGCACTGGGAGTCGGTACAGCGGTGGGAGTAAGCGCCTACCTGCGCACGCCAGAAGGGCGTTACCGCTGGGACGCGCGCAAACTCAAACTGCCTATCGTGGGTGACATTATTTTGAAGGCCACGTTGGCACGTTTCGCTCGCAGCTTTGCGCTGTCCAGCCAGAGCGGCGTGCCGCTGGTGCAGGCACTCACCGTGGTGGCGCAGACGGTGGACAACGCTTTCATTGGCAGCCGCATTGAGCAGATGCGCGATGGCATTGAGCGCGGCGAAAGTATCTCGCGCTGCGCTGCGGCCACAGGCGTATTCACTCCGGTGGTGCTGCAGATGATCAATGTGGGCGAGGAAACCGGCGAGCTGGACAACCTGCTCTTCGAGATTGCCGCCATGTACGAGCGCGACACGGACTACAGCATCAAGGGCTTGTCTGCCTCTATTGAGCCCATATTGCTCGCTGTGATTGGCGTATTGGTGCTCCTGTTGGCGCTGGGTGTGTTCCTTCCGCTGTGGAACATGGGCCAGGCGGCCATGGGCCGGGGCGGCGGCTAA
- a CDS encoding type II secretion system protein: MKQAQRGFTLIELVMVIVILGVLAAVAIPKFVDLKSDAQAASLKGVAGAAASASAINYGGCAISTAASDANKCKVVNSCDSIKQALSGGVWPTGYSVTGAGSVTNGTSSTCTLSLSGYTPTTTFEIISAGNP; the protein is encoded by the coding sequence ATGAAACAAGCACAACGCGGCTTTACGCTAATTGAGTTGGTGATGGTGATCGTGATCCTCGGCGTGTTGGCTGCCGTGGCGATTCCGAAATTTGTCGATTTGAAGAGCGATGCCCAAGCGGCATCCCTGAAGGGTGTTGCTGGTGCTGCAGCGTCTGCCTCGGCTATCAACTACGGCGGTTGCGCCATTTCCACAGCAGCAAGTGATGCGAATAAATGCAAAGTGGTCAACAGCTGTGACTCTATCAAGCAAGCATTGAGTGGTGGTGTTTGGCCTACCGGTTATTCCGTGACTGGAGCGGGTTCTGTGACCAATGGAACCTCCTCAACCTGCACCCTATCGCTTTCTGGTTATACGCCTACGACCACCTTTGAAATTATTTCTGCGGGCAACCCGTAA
- a CDS encoding prepilin-type N-terminal cleavage/methylation domain-containing protein, which produces MGGFTLIELIMVLVLLGVLAVVAAPRMFNGNDFEARGFHDQTLSYLRYAQKTAIAQRRTVCVTFTNNSLTLSIASAEATLDCTASATPFFGPGRDGSATLNVKPGSGVIYSSTPAALNYNGLGQPTTSAGVALTTARNLQVVGVANAITVEAGTGYVHE; this is translated from the coding sequence ATGGGCGGATTCACCCTGATTGAACTGATCATGGTTCTGGTCTTGCTTGGCGTGCTGGCGGTGGTTGCTGCGCCGCGTATGTTCAATGGCAACGACTTCGAGGCGCGGGGGTTCCACGACCAAACCCTGTCCTACTTGCGTTATGCCCAAAAAACGGCCATTGCCCAACGCCGCACGGTCTGTGTGACTTTCACCAATAACTCGCTCACGTTAAGCATTGCGTCCGCAGAGGCTACGCTGGATTGCACTGCATCGGCAACACCGTTTTTTGGCCCCGGACGCGACGGTTCAGCAACGCTGAATGTCAAACCGGGTTCGGGTGTCATCTATAGCTCCACGCCTGCCGCCCTCAATTACAACGGCCTGGGCCAGCCAACAACCAGCGCTGGCGTGGCCCTGACCACAGCCAGGAACCTGCAAGTGGTGGGCGTGGCAAACGCCATCACGGTCGAAGCGGGAACGGGTTATGTCCATGAGTAA
- a CDS encoding prepilin-type N-terminal cleavage/methylation domain-containing protein, protein MSNRRQHCGFTLIEVIIFIVVVGVGLAGILSVMNTVVKSSADPLIAKQTVAIAESMLEEILLKEYCDPDTRSTAAPPVCPARIPADQEAARANFDDVDDYNGYTHNGIVDLTGAAVAGLANYNITNVSVAVTTAAQNTALNAVGAKRVTVTVTGPQGPVTLTGYRSNY, encoded by the coding sequence ATGAGTAACAGACGCCAACATTGCGGCTTCACACTGATTGAAGTCATTATCTTCATCGTGGTGGTGGGCGTCGGCTTGGCGGGCATTCTTTCGGTGATGAACACAGTAGTCAAGTCCAGCGCCGACCCCCTGATCGCCAAGCAGACAGTGGCCATTGCGGAGTCGATGCTGGAGGAAATCTTGCTGAAGGAGTACTGTGACCCTGACACACGTTCTACGGCAGCCCCTCCCGTCTGCCCTGCGCGCATACCTGCAGACCAGGAAGCAGCGCGGGCCAACTTTGACGACGTGGACGACTACAACGGCTATACCCACAACGGCATCGTCGATTTGACCGGTGCCGCCGTTGCCGGGCTGGCCAACTACAACATTACCAATGTCTCGGTTGCCGTCACGACTGCAGCGCAGAACACTGCATTGAATGCGGTGGGGGCAAAACGTGTGACGGTGACCGTCACCGGTCCGCAAGGTCCCGTCACCCTGACCGGCTACCGGTCAAACTACTAA
- a CDS encoding PulJ/GspJ family protein, with amino-acid sequence MSSSTTRQHGFTLIELIMVIVIIGAIGGMVAVFMKGPIDAYLVSGRRAALTDVADTVVRRMARDLHRALPNSIRTSTSATPTNCLQFIPTKTGGRYRATGAGSLDFAAGSATFNMLGSNAALPSDQSIVPGDVIVVYNLGFAPADAYTGGNIGTVGGAAPLAESAAPIETTIPLTATVTFPLESGGRRFHVVPGAERIVSYECIGTNLQRATSNAFVAAASCPLDAPTTVSVIASNVNCAAASTWFNYAGSDLQRNALVSMGLTIRDSSGTESITLQHEVHVSNTP; translated from the coding sequence ATGTCCTCCAGCACAACCCGTCAACATGGATTCACCCTGATCGAACTGATCATGGTGATCGTCATCATTGGCGCAATTGGCGGCATGGTGGCGGTGTTCATGAAGGGGCCGATAGATGCTTATCTCGTCAGCGGCCGCCGTGCCGCACTAACCGACGTGGCCGACACGGTGGTGCGACGCATGGCGCGCGACCTTCACAGGGCGTTGCCTAACAGCATTCGCACCAGCACCAGTGCCACCCCCACCAATTGCCTGCAATTCATTCCCACCAAAACGGGCGGACGCTACCGCGCAACAGGCGCGGGGAGCCTTGATTTCGCCGCAGGCTCTGCCACCTTCAACATGCTGGGTAGCAATGCGGCGCTTCCGTCAGACCAAAGCATCGTGCCTGGCGATGTCATCGTGGTTTACAACCTGGGCTTTGCTCCGGCTGATGCCTATACCGGAGGCAACATTGGAACCGTTGGTGGCGCGGCCCCATTGGCCGAGTCGGCGGCGCCCATTGAAACCACGATTCCCCTGACTGCCACTGTGACTTTCCCGCTAGAGTCGGGCGGCAGGCGTTTTCATGTCGTACCTGGTGCTGAGCGCATCGTGTCTTACGAATGCATCGGCACCAATTTGCAGCGTGCCACCAGCAACGCTTTTGTTGCTGCCGCCAGTTGCCCGCTCGACGCTCCGACCACGGTCAGCGTTATCGCCAGTAATGTGAACTGCGCTGCGGCCAGCACATGGTTTAACTACGCGGGAAGTGACCTGCAACGCAATGCGCTGGTCAGCATGGGGCTGACGATCCGCGACAGCTCGGGCACCGAGTCGATTACCCTGCAGCACGAAGTGCATGTGAGCAACACGCCATGA
- a CDS encoding DUF6701 domain-containing protein, with translation MQQKSLYSKHLMGEIMELNFRSAGAVRTLVAWLLGLSLALGSVTTVYAIGYTPSITTAYPQLTVNPSATQVNWTVSTATCNVPSRYNVCDDGKSDIMSIGFNFTFAGVVYNKWSMSTNGVIFFETAAAGGNSTGDTDYTTTALPTTAFGGVIGPPSTVKAALMPFWADLQKNASVAGANNSAGQPANASFYQYEMQTVSGKQVLVVQLKNAVYWNTSPQLYVNLQVQLWSTGEIVYSYGAMQVMTTNPALRIGLQYPGAVGGCNTLANNQSTSLSNQSYLYTWDAAAAACPPLPTVNHYEIRHDGASTLCAEPVTVLACSSGTTPCPSASIINTQIINVSVAVTGAGSLATPNINPASSNIEPAAPSQAINITWASGSSGAATFVLNTTLSATNALQCTNVAGTAAYANCRMTVANTACIAPPHHYEIQGPASGTTCANHTFTIKAWANAAQTTAYTAGVTTGTLTASGNPASMPSLGAFTIASGSSTVDITPITFPSIGTTTFSTTATPALAGATTCNFGGSTSSCAFTVAVGCVADFNCVETSANAANTADSNASTGKLYTKLAGTAFTFDVVARKADGSVLTTYASEADKSVTVELVDGAGATVCASRVALVPAVNSQTLTFAKTGQSSDLGRKSISFTAANAYQNVRCRATDATSTSTKSCSSDNFAIRPSAVTLVTTANAPVPSVSNPTGTATTIFKAGGNFTLRATTSAGTNYAGTLDQDTDQFTSQDPTQTTKANGGTTGTLTPASLTGNATAAATAANATYTEVGYLYLGTGAFADTSYTAVDNNANHDCIQNSFSDALPALPAAQKYGCNIGNTTEVSLGRFIPDRFETAVSAAPIGCPGGLTCPANPAPSVNGFVYANQPLTVQVIAKNTTVTNATTPTTNTTQNYRSNFAKATTLSAWSAKGGATANPGGGTLANTAVASEAFIKGVASVTPSYGTTLPTLLAPTDVYFRAAENAAGGDGVTSLQTTAANSVEAGLKLASGRFKIDNAYGSERLALPIVTTVQYYTGATWVTSLTDNATTYNSALTTATPTPGNVLLASAVGLGAPAGSAVAVVGPASAAVVSGVRTFRLAAPMSSGKVNISVNTPIYLPSVSGLATFGVFRSPLIYRRENY, from the coding sequence GTGCAACAAAAATCTCTCTATTCCAAGCACCTCATGGGCGAAATCATGGAGTTGAATTTCCGATCTGCAGGTGCTGTGCGCACGTTGGTCGCTTGGCTGTTGGGGTTGTCGCTCGCTCTGGGCAGCGTCACCACGGTTTATGCCATCGGCTACACGCCCTCTATCACCACGGCCTATCCACAGTTGACCGTCAACCCCAGCGCCACCCAGGTGAACTGGACAGTCAGTACCGCCACCTGCAATGTTCCTTCGCGCTATAACGTGTGCGACGATGGAAAGTCAGACATCATGTCCATCGGTTTCAACTTCACTTTTGCGGGTGTCGTTTATAACAAGTGGAGCATGTCCACCAATGGCGTAATTTTCTTCGAGACTGCCGCCGCGGGTGGCAACAGTACGGGCGACACCGACTACACGACGACCGCGCTGCCGACCACCGCGTTTGGCGGAGTGATTGGGCCTCCCAGCACCGTCAAGGCGGCGCTCATGCCCTTCTGGGCCGATTTGCAGAAGAATGCCAGCGTGGCCGGCGCCAACAATTCCGCAGGCCAGCCTGCCAACGCCAGCTTCTACCAATACGAGATGCAGACCGTGTCGGGCAAGCAGGTGCTCGTGGTGCAACTAAAGAACGCGGTGTACTGGAACACCTCGCCACAGTTGTATGTGAATCTGCAGGTGCAGCTATGGTCAACCGGTGAGATCGTTTACTCTTACGGCGCCATGCAGGTGATGACGACCAATCCGGCGTTGCGCATTGGCCTGCAGTATCCGGGTGCTGTGGGGGGGTGCAATACCCTGGCCAACAACCAAAGCACATCCCTGAGCAACCAATCGTATTTATACACGTGGGACGCCGCGGCCGCCGCTTGCCCGCCATTGCCCACGGTCAACCACTACGAGATTCGCCACGACGGTGCCTCCACGCTCTGCGCGGAGCCTGTGACGGTGCTGGCCTGCTCGTCTGGCACTACACCGTGTCCGTCGGCGAGCATCATCAACACACAAATCATCAACGTTTCGGTGGCGGTAACCGGGGCTGGTAGTCTGGCCACGCCCAATATCAATCCAGCCAGTTCCAATATCGAGCCAGCGGCACCTTCGCAGGCGATCAATATTACGTGGGCCTCGGGCAGTTCGGGCGCAGCGACATTCGTACTCAACACGACTCTGTCGGCCACCAATGCCCTGCAGTGCACCAATGTTGCGGGGACTGCCGCCTATGCCAATTGCAGGATGACGGTTGCCAACACCGCCTGCATTGCGCCACCACACCACTACGAAATCCAGGGGCCTGCCAGTGGCACCACTTGCGCCAACCACACGTTTACCATCAAGGCTTGGGCAAATGCTGCGCAGACGACCGCCTACACCGCAGGTGTGACTACCGGCACGCTCACAGCTTCCGGCAACCCGGCCTCCATGCCCAGCCTAGGCGCATTCACGATTGCGTCGGGCAGCAGCACGGTCGACATCACACCCATCACGTTTCCCTCCATAGGAACGACGACGTTCTCCACCACCGCCACACCGGCATTGGCGGGGGCCACGACCTGCAACTTTGGTGGCTCCACCTCATCCTGTGCGTTTACCGTCGCGGTCGGTTGCGTGGCAGACTTCAACTGCGTGGAAACTTCTGCCAACGCTGCCAACACAGCTGATTCCAACGCCTCTACAGGAAAACTCTATACCAAGCTGGCGGGTACAGCCTTTACATTTGACGTGGTGGCCCGCAAGGCCGATGGCTCAGTGCTTACCACGTATGCTTCTGAGGCCGACAAATCCGTCACCGTGGAATTGGTGGATGGCGCGGGCGCGACGGTGTGTGCTTCCCGTGTTGCGCTAGTTCCGGCGGTCAACAGCCAAACGCTGACATTCGCCAAAACCGGCCAATCCTCCGACCTCGGACGCAAGAGCATCAGCTTCACGGCAGCCAACGCCTACCAGAACGTACGCTGCCGCGCGACAGACGCCACGAGTACCAGCACAAAAAGCTGTTCAAGTGATAACTTTGCCATTCGCCCTTCCGCCGTGACTCTGGTCACGACCGCGAATGCCCCTGTTCCGTCTGTCAGCAATCCGACTGGCACGGCCACAACCATCTTCAAGGCCGGTGGCAATTTCACGCTGCGCGCCACCACCAGCGCAGGTACCAACTATGCGGGTACTCTGGACCAAGACACCGATCAATTCACCTCTCAAGATCCGACCCAAACGACAAAAGCAAATGGTGGAACCACCGGGACACTCACGCCTGCCAGCCTGACGGGTAACGCAACTGCGGCAGCAACTGCGGCAAATGCAACCTACACCGAAGTGGGCTACCTGTACCTGGGTACTGGTGCCTTTGCCGATACCAGCTACACCGCCGTGGACAACAATGCCAACCACGACTGCATTCAAAACAGCTTCTCCGACGCGTTGCCAGCGCTCCCTGCGGCACAAAAATATGGCTGCAACATCGGTAACACCACCGAGGTTTCACTGGGGCGCTTTATTCCCGACCGCTTTGAAACCGCTGTTTCGGCAGCCCCCATAGGCTGCCCAGGGGGGTTAACCTGCCCTGCCAACCCAGCACCCAGTGTCAACGGGTTTGTGTACGCCAACCAGCCGCTTACCGTGCAGGTCATCGCCAAAAATACTACCGTAACTAACGCTACCACCCCTACCACTAATACCACCCAAAACTACCGCAGCAATTTCGCCAAAGCCACCACACTGAGTGCCTGGAGCGCCAAGGGGGGCGCAACTGCCAATCCCGGTGGAGGAACACTGGCCAACACCGCCGTTGCCAGCGAGGCATTTATCAAGGGCGTGGCGAGCGTAACCCCAAGTTATGGCACTACATTGCCAACCTTGCTGGCACCAACCGATGTGTATTTCCGCGCCGCCGAAAATGCTGCGGGTGGAGATGGCGTCACCTCCTTGCAGACCACAGCCGCCAACTCGGTAGAGGCGGGGCTCAAATTAGCCAGTGGACGCTTCAAGATTGACAATGCCTATGGCTCCGAGCGGCTGGCCCTGCCCATCGTCACAACGGTGCAGTACTACACCGGCGCCACATGGGTGACCAGCCTGACGGATAACGCAACCACCTATAACAGTGCGCTGACAACGGCCACGCCTACGCCGGGCAATGTACTGCTGGCTTCTGCCGTCGGGCTGGGTGCGCCAGCTGGTAGCGCCGTTGCAGTGGTCGGTCCCGCCAGCGCGGCGGTGGTGAGCGGAGTACGGACCTTCCGCCTTGCCGCGCCCATGTCCTCGGGAAAGGTCAACATTTCCGTCAACACACCTATTTACCTGCCCAGCGTTTCGGGTTTGGCTACTTTTGGCGTGTTCAGAAGCCCCCTGATCTACCGCAGAGAAAACTATTGA
- a CDS encoding pilus assembly protein PilM, which yields MRWPWQRKSSADLLVISWSDQTLAYVLARPVGKGYEIKRTGVERQGSDNRDELVRRLQALGLKGLRTHIMLRPEQYQFLQIDAPAVPPEELRSAARYQIRELVDVHLDDITLDVMRLGDGQEKGQAHLFVVAAKSAVVRDAMELANAMQWDVSVIDVQETAQRNLQSLVAQSEARLDRATAALVLTDNKQAMLTISANEELFYTRRLELPEGFMAMTWGQSEMAESSDSYTPVNEYVPDYSVGGVAYGNDYSDARGPAASAGGAGSSSAQADYERAQRLVVEVQRSLDLWDRSWTQLPLAGVRVFAGARSQELADWLGREIGQTVGVLNAAPLLKGLPAAETADAMYCLPLAGVLLRTDGRKL from the coding sequence ATGCGCTGGCCCTGGCAACGCAAGTCTTCTGCCGACCTGCTGGTCATTTCCTGGTCTGACCAGACGCTGGCCTATGTGCTGGCACGCCCCGTGGGCAAGGGGTATGAGATCAAGCGCACGGGTGTGGAACGCCAAGGCAGTGACAACCGTGACGAGCTGGTGCGCCGCTTGCAGGCGCTGGGTCTCAAGGGCTTGCGCACCCACATCATGCTGCGCCCAGAGCAGTACCAGTTTTTGCAGATTGATGCGCCCGCCGTGCCGCCTGAAGAGTTGCGTTCGGCGGCCCGCTACCAAATCCGAGAGCTGGTGGATGTGCACCTGGATGACATCACGCTCGATGTGATGCGTCTGGGCGATGGCCAGGAAAAAGGCCAGGCCCATCTGTTTGTGGTGGCCGCCAAAAGTGCCGTGGTGCGCGATGCCATGGAATTGGCAAACGCCATGCAATGGGACGTGAGTGTGATTGATGTGCAAGAAACTGCGCAGCGCAATCTGCAAAGTCTGGTGGCCCAAAGCGAAGCGCGCCTGGACCGGGCTACGGCGGCGCTGGTGCTGACCGACAACAAACAAGCCATGCTGACGATCAGCGCCAACGAAGAACTGTTCTACACCCGCCGCCTCGAGTTGCCCGAGGGGTTCATGGCTATGACCTGGGGTCAGAGCGAGATGGCGGAATCGTCGGACAGCTACACACCGGTGAATGAGTATGTGCCTGACTACAGCGTGGGTGGCGTGGCGTATGGCAACGACTATTCCGATGCACGTGGTCCTGCGGCCAGTGCGGGCGGTGCTGGCAGCAGCAGTGCCCAGGCGGATTACGAACGCGCCCAGCGGTTGGTCGTCGAAGTGCAGCGCTCGCTGGACCTGTGGGACCGTTCCTGGACCCAACTGCCCCTGGCCGGGGTGCGTGTGTTTGCCGGTGCCCGTTCGCAGGAGTTGGCCGACTGGCTGGGCCGTGAAATAGGCCAAACCGTAGGCGTGTTGAACGCAGCACCGCTGCTCAAGGGCTTGCCAGCGGCTGAAACGGCGGATGCCATGTACTGTCTGCCTCTGGCGGGTGTGCTGCTGCGCACCGACGGCCGCAAACTGTAG
- a CDS encoding PilN domain-containing protein yields the protein MPQQINLCTPLLLAPKRYFSAQTMALALAVFLVLGGALCGAWIWNLNRTTAKLQQLKSSQATELASLKAALLANAAGAAPLSPELQTQVQDLRTQVQVQEKVLLALQQGRMVPGSAHSDRLALVSRSIPSTVWVTAVNADATRFEVAGYTLEPSALNEWVKRLALSPLMQGLRLSTVKVQSARLVQATAAATATPTGREAWSFTLVSAQPPAPVAPPKGSTP from the coding sequence ATGCCGCAGCAAATCAATCTTTGTACTCCCCTTCTGCTGGCGCCCAAGCGCTATTTCTCTGCGCAAACCATGGCGCTGGCCTTGGCTGTGTTTCTTGTGCTGGGCGGTGCCCTGTGTGGCGCCTGGATCTGGAACCTGAACCGCACGACGGCTAAATTGCAACAACTCAAATCCAGTCAGGCAACAGAGTTGGCGAGCCTGAAGGCGGCCTTGCTGGCCAATGCGGCGGGTGCGGCGCCCCTCAGCCCCGAACTGCAAACCCAGGTGCAAGATCTGAGGACGCAAGTACAGGTGCAGGAGAAGGTGCTGCTTGCCTTGCAGCAAGGTCGCATGGTGCCGGGTTCTGCACACTCCGATCGCCTGGCCCTGGTGTCGCGCAGCATTCCCTCCACGGTTTGGGTGACGGCGGTGAATGCAGACGCCACGCGTTTTGAAGTGGCGGGCTACACCCTGGAACCCTCTGCCCTCAACGAATGGGTCAAGCGCCTTGCGCTAAGCCCCCTGATGCAGGGCCTGCGCCTCTCCACCGTCAAAGTGCAAAGCGCCCGGTTGGTCCAAGCCACGGCCGCTGCAACCGCTACACCGACTGGGCGTGAGGCCTGGTCCTTCACGCTGGTCAGCGCGCAGCCACCAGCCCCTGTGGCCCCGCCCAAAGGGAGCACACCATGA